The DNA segment atggagggaatataaatataactatcatcaataataacactAAATTAGTggtaattgatattaaaaatttaaataaattataaataatttttctgtGTATTACTATTAAAGCCACAagtaagaaataatataaattaagataatattataaaattttatttaaaatatcattaaaaataagttgattaataaatataatatcaaaaatcatatatatatatatatatatatatatatatataaactaatattatatataaactttaatcaaatgtgaattgaataaaaataacaataataatagtaaatacaaataatactaatttaacataaaaacgAACAAACAATATTACTAAAGTAATACTAtaaaaatgtaagaaaataatattcgtATCAAATGAAATCATGTTattgtttaatatattaatttgtaagcttaccaaaaaaattaaaattaaaaattttaaacacttaaaaaaatttaaaatctaattatgcaatttttaattataatgacATTGAATTTTATTCTTAGATATAGTGGATTAAGAAAACAATGATATAGTGActctgttttaaaatatatttactcCTTTTTCTTCTTAGGCATGCAGAAATGTTATTCCTTTAGTTTGACTTCCTGATTCCTGGATCGACTGACccgagaatttttttttaattttttatttgtactttTATTTTAGCGTCATGCACTAACAAGTAAAAAGGACTGAAAACGAGAAATATTCTTAACCAACAAAGACAGCTACAGAAGAGGGCTCCCATAACAAAGAAGGCTACCCAAGCATCTTTTCTCCCTTCTGCTCGCATTTTCTTCAATTTCCCCAAATTTGCGCTTCCTAGACAACTGTTTTGATGGCCCTTCTATATCCTCTTTATATACCCAGCGATATCCGAATTTCTTCACCTCCGCATATGACTCTTTCAACACACACCCTATATCATCACATTCCAAAAGCAATTTGCCAATATAGTTGTCATTGACATGTAATACGCGAACTGAGTCTActcgattaagaaagaagagCCACATGTGATCTGATTTGTCTAAAACAAGTTCTAGATCTAGATCTTCATAAAAGTCCACTGGAATAATACCAAGATCAGGCCATGACGGTTCTGTCTCTGAAAAACTCATTGCTGAGAGTGTTTCATGAGGCACGACGAATATTGCACAAAACGCAACGCCAATCCAATTATCGTCATGCATAAAATGAGATGGGTCTAAGCTTACTCATTTTCCCTCATGCTCATTATTGAACCACCTTGGTATTTCACTTCCTGGACTAACAGTTCCATATTTGTAACAATCGAACAATTCCACCTGGTACTGCAGAGACATCTATATGTTATTTCCTGATTCCTATACacaaaaaaggagagagaaagagatgagAGGAGCAAAGGAGGAACATGCAAACCTGCAAATTTTGCATCATCCATGAAAAAGCCATGTCAGTGCAGCGTTCCCTATCAACTAATTCTGGGCAGTTAAACATGTATAATCCTGTTTGTCCTATTTCAAAATACGATTCATCATCTGGAAAGTCAATCCGTGAAGGGAGCTCAGGCAAAGATTTCAACTGCTTGCAATGTTGTAACTTTAAACAGACCAGTTTGGAAAGCTTCTTGAGGTTGGGCAGTGTAGCAAAATTGTTACCACTTAAATCTAGCCTTTCTAAGCAACTCATAATTCCAATAGCATCAGGGATTTCAACTAAATTACAGAAACTTAGATCAAGTTTACTCATACATGGAAATATTGGGGAGGAAGGCATTAAGCAACTAACTGATTTTTGATGTTGTCTGGAGTAGGAAGATGTTGATTGGAAATGAATAGGAGCTCCATCTATATCAATCTTCTTCAATTGCTCTGCATCCCTTAGTTCATATAATAACTCGGTGTTGTACAGTTTTGAACAGCCAGAGAGATTCAGATCTTCAAGAGAATTGAGGCCTAGTATGCTATTGGGTAAGCTTACTAGATTTTTGCAGTTTTTCAAATTCAATCTTCTGAGCTTTTTTAGAAGACCGATGGATGGATCAATGTGTCTGAGTTTTTGACATCCTTCGAGAACTAGCTCTTCAAGAATTAGGTCCTCTCCAAACGGTGGCAACTTGATAAGACTTTTGCAATTTCTCAAATTCAGAGAAGTAAGCTTTGGTGAAAGAACAATGGACAGGCCGATCTCTTCGAGTTGTATACATCCTTCGAGATCAAGACTCTCAAGATATAGGGCATCTCCAATATATGgcattttaattagatttttggAGTCAGAGAGATCCAAACGCCTCAAATTGGGTAGAGGCTACAATGCAAGGCCAATAGTaggaaacaaaattaataatgacaTTCAgcctttcttttgtttctttaattaaatagagaaatcataagaaagtttgtctttttatttgtttatttaaatgaaaacaatatagaataataataataataattgatactACCTTTATGTCTTCCCAAAGTTGTTTGATGTTGCTTTTAAGtaaaatcaactcaacaagTTTGTTCGGTTCAAAACTTGGTGGCAAACACTCAAAAGGATACTTTTCCCAATAAAAATATCCTAATTCATTGGAAAACTTAGCAAGTGTTCCTGAAAAATTGATCTTGATCCAATTTGTAAAATAGAAAAGCTTAAGGCTACTCATTGTTGATAGAGCATCGAATCTCATTGTTCGAAGAATGTCAGATTTTTCTTCAAGAATTATGACCTCAACATTTTCTGCTACCTTGAACATTGTAacgaagaaagaaaaagttagATCTTTGGAAGTATTTACAAATTCTATAATAATAGGAGaactttatatttataaattattctaCCTTATTATCTGACATAACTTTGTGGAAATCTTTAACATCCCACAACCTGCTCCACTTCCATGGCTTCCTAGGTGATTTTTCTCTAACAATAGATTTGCTCAAATCGCACAACAAGTCATGCATTCCAataaaatcatcatcatcaatggtTATAAGTGATTTATCAACGAGAACTTGTAGGCCATATTCGGGATTAAATCCACGAAAATCTAAAACTTCCTTCACATGTTCCACATATTCGTCGTTGAAGAAACATGCAATATCTAGAAATATTTCCTTGTGTGTATCCTCTAATTGATCAAAACTTATTCGCAACACATCCATaatacttttacttttattttcttttaatgagaCCAATGCACTCCTCCAATGAAAAACATCTTTATCAAACAAAGATGAGCCCAGTACTTCAATTGCTAAGGGAAGACCTTGACAATGTGATAGTAAATCAGAAGTCAACTTTTCAAAATCACTcatagtataattatttttaaatgcttttttGCAAAACAATCGAAGAGCATCATTGTCATTCAATAGCTTCACTTGGTAAATATCATCTACTCCATATGCCTTCAATATTTGTTGATCCctagaaattataataattatgctCCCTCTACCTAGGCATTTACGTAACAGATCATTTCTACCCCCAGTAAACATATCAAGCTGTTTATCTTGATCAACATTGTCAAGAACTATAAGTGCCTCTGCATTGTGTAGCCTCTTCCATGCCAGATGTGTTCCATCAGATACATTACGAATCTCTAGATTTCTTTCATTTAGAGATTGAGAAAGTAATTCCTTTTGTACACCTAATCTACCTTCACGTTTATAAAGTTTACTTACGTCATCAATATAACAACAAGAATTAAATTGATGAGAGATTCTTTCATATAAAGCTTGACCAAGAGCGGACTTTCCTATTCCACCCATCCCAGTAATTCCAACAACTCGAACATCATCATTAACCGGCCCCAGACATATTAGCTCTGATAATGTAGCAAAATGAGATTCCATCCCAACTAGATTATCAGATGCAGGAATAGAAAATTTGCAACCCACGATACTTTTTATCTGCTGAACAATTTTATCAATCACTGCAGGTTGTCGCCTAAAAGtttagagaaaagaaagaatggcAAATCATCACCTAAGGGAACCAAAACAGAGCGTACATGCATAGAAGAAGATAACAACATATATagtacttttttcatttttaaaatattatttgtattaaaCATGGATAATGAATGTTGACCCAATCTCTCTAAGTATCTCCAGTTTAAAGGTTGTAATAAGTAATACATTCAAGATAACAGCATTAGtaagaaatgataaaaatatattgtatatGCACGTAACAAACCAACAGAAGATTACTTACTCATTTCTGGTATCCCAACCAGAGAGACTGGCTACTCGTTCCAgaacttctctccatgttgtaATTTCCTTCTCTTGGAACCTGGAACTTTGTTGGTGTTGGGCAAAGGCTTTCTCATAGTCTCCACTCAGTTTTCGCACTTGTGATGGATCAACATCATAGAAAATAGGCAGAAGATGTCTGGTAGATGGTTGAAAGCAATTCCAGATATGTGCTAGTTCACGCAGGCACCAAGTTGAGGAAGCATAGTCCTTGGAAAAGACAACAAGGAAAACATGAGACCCTTCAATGGCTCGTATTAGCTCTGGTGCTATGGATTCGCCTTTCCTgatatctttatcatctttgaaGGCCTCGATGCCTTGTTTTTTCAGAGCTTCAAAAAGAAAAGCGGTGAAGCTGTTGCGTGTGTCTTCACCGCGGAAGCTCACAAACACGTCATACtcaaacgaagaagaagaagaggtgcattggATGATGGCATTAGAAGTAGAAGCCATTTCAATTGCAAAACTGTGAAGGAAGAAGATCAAGTGTTTGTGGATACAAATAATGaatcaacaaatataatatatgcaGAGTTTAGGAATTTCTTGGCAGCTGCGAGGGGTTGTTGTGATGAAGGGGGCATTCATGTGAAAGTGTCAACTATTGAATGGAGGGTTCAGATGATGTGAGTGGGCTCATGTCACATATCTAACGGTTTCCCCCTAATAATTGAATGAAGACTTGGTTGATGTTGCTGCTTCATCGTTTCGTCGGGGCTTCCtatcaaactattttttttatatttttatgtctttttcttttacttgtaTTCTTATTGTTGACTTTCGTAAGTACAAAaacatacaatattatttttctaattgttACCTTCTCAAAATATCTGGTTATTGAGTTTTGTTActtaaatttagattttttgttCTTAAGGCATGAAATATTGAAATGTGTTATTAAAGGAATGCTGTTAAAAGGATTATCAAGATTTCTTTTAAGAGAAGGATTATTAATATCTTAATAATTAAGTATATTTAGTTATTCATATAAGTAGTGCATGTATTCACTTTTTTATAACGTCCGGGTTTCTTTTTCCACTTTTTATAACTGTGTGCTGTGGTAGTGGTGGTTTGTTGGCATGTGTGATGGGTGGGAGGAGATGAGAGTCATATTTATGTTTGAAGAGTGTCTCTCTCCTAATTATAACATGTCAAGGAAGCAAGCGCGTACGcatcatcttttgttttaaGTGTAACCGTGTGATGGACACATCCGAAGAATTGTTCAACTTTTATCTAATATTTAAGTTGTCATtcaataaatgtaaaaaataaatatattataatttagatattttattatatattattcatattttatttaataaaaatatttgtatttgtgTATGCCATCTTCATGTATGCTTTATTTTAGAAGCAATCATATTAAAGTGTCTGGGTTTTTATCGCCTTCGATGTCTGTGTAAAAATAtctgttttatatattataactaaCGAGTGAGTGTGTGCCTCTCTCTGGCTTGGCTTTGTTATGTAGGTTTGTGAGAATAGTGAAGGAGTGATGAAAAAGTGGGGTGAGGTGAGTGAGACAGAACAACAAGCGTGGTCTGCTGTTTTACGTGGTCTGCTGTTTTACGTGTACTATGTGAGAACCAAAACAAGTAAAAGGAGGGCCAAacttaagaaaaaaagggaaGGATATTCGgcttcactttcttttttttgttctgcTGCCACTCTCCTTCCCAGAACAATAATGCAACACGattcccaaaacaaaatcatggCAATTATTCATCTCATGGCAATCACTGCACCTCACACACGAATAgcattattagttaataaattaaaataaactaaaaaaaaattgcatttttctttctccctctcttcgGATAAATTGACTAAACACGAATTGGTTCATCTGCAGAAGGTGGACTTCCCATGCGGCATTTGCTACACATTTCGGATGAAATTTTCAACGAGGGTAAGATTTCACATCAATTCAACGACGACAGTATCTCGACTCCATGGACGCTGGCGCCTTTCGCCGGAAGGGAGATCTCCGACATTGATCGCTTCGTGGTGGAATTGTTGCCTGCTTTCAAATTCAGGGCACTATGGGAACAAAATGAAGGGCTCGGTTGTGTGGTTTGCCTTACAAAGTTCGAGGCTGCAGAAGGAAATCTGTCATAAAATTGAGTTTTGCTGATTTTCTGTTGATCTGTCATAAAATTGAGTTTTGCTAACTTAATGTTGTCTTGTTTAAGTATTTGGATTTCTTGCTTAAGATTCTTAATTTCATTTTGTAAATCTTTTATAGTAATTTGTTCACTTTGAGTTTTAAACTTAATGTATATTTCTTTCATATCTActggttgaatttttttttttcagctttCCTCATCCTTTTGAGTTAAATCATTTAATTGGtacaaaaactcattttttaatgGTCACTCTTTCATCTTatctattatataaattaatgtagATGTTTGGTTTTTAGTTAACATGTTGACAGATTTACAATTTGTACAGTTACACAAAATAGGATATAAACAATAACCTTCTTCGTCACTGGCTGGGTTACTCTGTCATCCTTTTCTTTAATGTCCATTGCTATACTATCCAACTCCAGCAATGacttaagaatttttatttatttataaaccaaaaaaaataaaggttgtTGTACTTAGTAAATTTTAGTCCACGTACCTTCCTAAACTCAAATCAAAACTATATTGGGCCCagtaaaggaaaaatataaaaaataaaaaagcttacACGTAAATAAGTGATACTTATAAACAAAGCCTCTTCAGCGACAGCGAGCCAATTTCCAATCATTTTagtttataagacttcaatttCCCTCCATTTCATAATCTCCAATTAAACTGTTTATTTCATTTAGCTAAGAATTCtaacgagagagagagagagagagaggagagagaggatCAACAATGGCTATCAAAGTTTACATTGTGTATGCATTTATTAATCACTCATTGCTCtttcttttttagaaaaatattttattgctaTACTCTGTTTGCCTTCTCCAATATTTCTCTAATTTTCTTTCCCTCAATTAGTCGTTAGTGTTATTTCCTGCTATGATagttctaattaaaaaatattttttattcactgggtttcttttactctttcaacgggtttttaaatttgaagtctttcaaattttaaaattctttccACCTCCTTGGATTTCATGCACTCTTTTTTTAACTCTGTTCCTTTCATTCTTGTTTTAGATGTATTCACTTCTTGAATAGTTTTTTACATCTCCCAGTCAAAGCACAATtcgaatttaaatttcttttgcttcattttcattttattcgtACTTAGTACTATGATCATCCACCGGTAAAATTGTGATCTCCAATTCCTATTTCATCTGTATTGTCCCCAAGAAAATAACATTTCTTTCAGCTTTATTTAAAGAACGAAAATTTAGCATTCATTGACAGGTACCACTCAATGCTTGGGCACGTGGAAAGACTAGCTCAAGAAATAAAGAGAGGAGCCGATTCTGTACAAGGGGTTGAGTCCCAACTATGGCAGGCATGTTAATTTCGTTATTAATGCATCAGTGCTGCTATTCCTTGTTATTCTGTGTGATCACTGTGACTAAGAGTTTATTTCCcaaatttacttagcatatgaGCAGGTACCCAAGACACTATCAACTGAGTGATGTACTAATCATCACCAGAAATGAGCTCCATGATGTACTAATCACAGgttaatcataaatttaattgattgaaacaatcaaactgttagaaaaattaaaataaaatgaaataataagtaggaagaaaaaatgtaaaccctttaattaaataacaaaataatagtaacaaaacaactttaattgacaacacatgaatcaataaaacattataacatacaataagcacaGGGAGAAATAAATcaagggaaaaaaattaattagcctGGGTTGAATTAcgtaaacgctatccttagagagaaaacactCCACTGCACCGGTAAGAAATCTTGATTGCATTTCTCTTCCAAGATATAacaacccgttggttccgatcgtgtgcagcgaaaggatccccgaaccttatgaacaccaatgctcttgctctcaaaaaataagtttttataaaagaaggaagagaaaatttTAGGGAGAAAGAAATGAGATTGTTGCTCTACCTctgtttgtttgtattttttagagagaagggaaagagatatatatatatataggcacaAACTCCTTTATGCAATGACAcaatatgaccgttggaaacCAACTTGCAGTTGTCAaaacaaatgtaataaattgttgactcattaaaacaaaatcttagaaaaatataaaaaatctaattttatgtaacagattctaaaataaatattttattttataaactagaattaatataagtaatatatatatttataaattttaaattataaaataatatttactaaCATTCCCCCAcatgatttaaaatttaaaaatatattttttaaaagataatttgtatagaaacgtaagagaaagagcatgtgatgttgtatttcggtataaggaaccttccgggtttgagccttatacctagtgtttatgaacttccaCCCGAGAAAAATATAGTGACTTAattgtcttgaactacataTTTTTTCGCCGGACTTTAGTACACAACCCCTACAATATTGGTGTTCAATTAGGTTCTAATCAGTGGTAGCGCGTTACACGACCTTGTGCTTGTATCTTGTTTCATGAGTGTCACATAGAGATTAACCCATATCTCACAGTGGCGGTcccaccaccacactcactaggtgaatcctcaaagagtggTTTGTGATCCcacccctacaataattgtcatcagattcattaagaggtattttttttataccacaaatacacatatataaatacctcaaccttaatCTTGCcataatttataatacacctcgtcataggaatgagaaacgGAACAACTCcgccaaattttattttggtgtactttagtcaaGAAACAATTTCGTTGTTACCCGTTGAACTCCATTCATGGGATCACCAATCACACGAAGACGAgtgtccattgttgtaactaaataatgggcTTTAGTCTCATTCTCCTCGACGACTCAAGTACTTGTTGACATGTCAACCTTTTTGTAAGCGGATCCATAATATTGTTTTctgacctgacaaagtcaagagaaatgacacCATTAGAAATCAAATTCTCGATATacttatgtctcactcttaagtgtcttcttttttcattaaaatttttgctAGCAGCTTGACTATCACAATGTATTGGAATTGGAGGTATAGGCTTATTCAACAATGGCAAATCACATA comes from the Glycine soja cultivar W05 chromosome 6, ASM419377v2, whole genome shotgun sequence genome and includes:
- the LOC114416974 gene encoding TMV resistance protein N-like isoform X1, whose amino-acid sequence is MASTSNAIIQCTSSSSSFEYDVFVSFRGEDTRNSFTAFLFEALKKQGIEAFKDDKDIRKGESIAPELIRAIEGSHVFLVVFSKDYASSTWCLRELAHIWNCFQPSTRHLLPIFYDVDPSQVRKLSGDYEKAFAQHQQSSRFQEKEITTWREVLERVASLSGWDTRNERQPAVIDKIVQQIKSIVGCKFSIPASDNLVGMESHFATLSELICLGPVNDDVRVVGITGMGGIGKSALGQALYERISHQFNSCCYIDDVSKLYKREGRLGVQKELLSQSLNERNLEIRNVSDGTHLAWKRLHNAEALIVLDNVDQDKQLDMFTGGRNDLLRKCLGRGSIIIIISRDQQILKAYGVDDIYQVKLLNDNDALRLFCKKAFKNNYTMSDFEKLTSDLLSHCQGLPLAIEVLGSSLFDKDVFHWRSALVSLKENKSKSIMDVLRISFDQLEDTHKEIFLDIACFFNDEYVEHVKEVLDFRGFNPEYGLQVLVDKSLITIDDDDFIGMHDLLCDLSKSIVREKSPRKPWKWSRLWDVKDFHKVMSDNKVAENVEVIILEEKSDILRTMRFDALSTMSSLKLFYFTNWIKINFSGTLAKFSNELGYFYWEKYPFECLPPSFEPNKLVELILLKSNIKQLWEDIKPLPNLRRLDLSDSKNLIKMPYIGDALYLESLDLEGCIQLEEIGLSIVLSPKLTSLNLRNCKSLIKLPPFGEDLILEELVLEGCQKLRHIDPSIGLLKKLRRLNLKNCKNLVSLPNSILGLNSLEDLNLSGCSKLYNTELLYELRDAEQLKKIDIDGAPIHFQSTSSYSRQHQKSVSCLMPSSPIFPCMSKLDLSFCNLVEIPDAIGIMSCLERLDLSGNNFATLPNLKKLSKLVCLKLQHCKQLKSLPELPSRIDFPDDESYFEIGQTGLYMFNCPELVDRERCTDMAFSWMMQNLQYQVELFDCYKYGTVSPGSEIPRWFNNEHEGK
- the LOC114416977 gene encoding uncharacterized protein LOC114416977; the encoded protein is MSFSETEPSWPDLGIIPVDFYEDLDLELVLDKSDHMWLFFLNRVDSVRVLHVNDNYIGKLLLECDDIGCVLKESYAEVKKFGYRWVYKEDIEGPSKQLSRKRKFGEIEENASRREKRCLGSLLCYGSPLL
- the LOC114416974 gene encoding TMV resistance protein N-like isoform X2, with the translated sequence MASSSFEYDVFVSFRGEDTRNSFTAFLFEALKKQGIEAFKDDKDIRKGESIAPELIRAIEGSHVFLVVFSKDYASSTWCLRELAHIWNCFQPSTRHLLPIFYDVDPSQVRKLSGDYEKAFAQHQQSSRFQEKEITTWREVLERVASLSGWDTRNERQPAVIDKIVQQIKSIVGCKFSIPASDNLVGMESHFATLSELICLGPVNDDVRVVGITGMGGIGKSALGQALYERISHQFNSCCYIDDVSKLYKREGRLGVQKELLSQSLNERNLEIRNVSDGTHLAWKRLHNAEALIVLDNVDQDKQLDMFTGGRNDLLRKCLGRGSIIIIISRDQQILKAYGVDDIYQVKLLNDNDALRLFCKKAFKNNYTMSDFEKLTSDLLSHCQGLPLAIEVLGSSLFDKDVFHWRSALVSLKENKSKSIMDVLRISFDQLEDTHKEIFLDIACFFNDEYVEHVKEVLDFRGFNPEYGLQVLVDKSLITIDDDDFIGMHDLLCDLSKSIVREKSPRKPWKWSRLWDVKDFHKVMSDNKVAENVEVIILEEKSDILRTMRFDALSTMSSLKLFYFTNWIKINFSGTLAKFSNELGYFYWEKYPFECLPPSFEPNKLVELILLKSNIKQLWEDIKPLPNLRRLDLSDSKNLIKMPYIGDALYLESLDLEGCIQLEEIGLSIVLSPKLTSLNLRNCKSLIKLPPFGEDLILEELVLEGCQKLRHIDPSIGLLKKLRRLNLKNCKNLVSLPNSILGLNSLEDLNLSGCSKLYNTELLYELRDAEQLKKIDIDGAPIHFQSTSSYSRQHQKSVSCLMPSSPIFPCMSKLDLSFCNLVEIPDAIGIMSCLERLDLSGNNFATLPNLKKLSKLVCLKLQHCKQLKSLPELPSRIDFPDDESYFEIGQTGLYMFNCPELVDRERCTDMAFSWMMQNLQYQVELFDCYKYGTVSPGSEIPRWFNNEHEGK